The window ACTTAATTGTCCACAGGTTAATTCGTACGTATTTAATAGAAGGCAAAATGGACACGAAAACGAAAGAAAAGTGGAATGAGATGTTACCAGAAATCGCGGAACATTCTTCTAACATGGAACGCCGTGCAGTAGAAGCAGAACGTGAAACAGACGAGCTGAAAAAAGCGGAATATATGTTAGATAAAGTCGGCGAGGAGTATGACGGAATGATTAGCTCCGTTACTAACTTCGGTATGTTCGTTGAGCTGCCAAATACAATTGAAGGTCTTGTACATGTAAGTTATTTAACAGATGACTATTATCGTTATGATGAGCGCCATTACGCGATGATAGGTGAACGTACTGGTAAAGTGTACCGAATTGGTGACGAAATTACGATTCGTGTTGTGAATGTAAACAAAGACGAACGTTCGATTGATTTTGAAGTAGTAGGAATGAAAGGGACTAGACGCCCTGATCAAAAAGCTGCACCACGTGTCATTACAAGTGATCGAGGAAAGCCACCAAAAGGCCGTAGTCAAAAGCGTAAAAGTGCAAGCGACATCGATGATTATACATTTGAAATTGGTTGGACAACACAAGGTCCAAAAGATTCAAAGAGTAGTGGTGGCGGGCAAGGTGGCGACCGTAAAAAGAAAAAAGCATTTTTCGAAAATGCACCAAAACAAAAACGTACGAAAAAGAAAAAACGATAAGATGGGGGAAGAGCCTAACGAACAGGCTCTTCTTTTGTCTGTATAAAGGGTATAATAAATTTTGAGGTGAACAAAAATTGAGTAATTTTACAACGCTCGGTATTTCTGAGCATTTAATACAACTATTAGCAAAACAAGACGTAAGAACGCCAACTCCTATTCAAGAAGAAACGATTCCGGTTTTAATGAATGGACAAGATGTTGTAGCACAAGCAAAAACAGGTACAGGGAAAACAATCGCATTCCTTTTACCGATTTTAGAAAAAATTAATCCACAAGCTACCCACATTCAAGCTCTAATTGTAACGCCAACTCGTGAGTTAGCATTACAAATAACATCAGAACTAGAAAAGTTATCCCCAAGCGGTGGAGAAATCAACATTTTAGCAGCGTACGGTGGACAAGATGTGGATAGACAGATTAAAAAGTTAGCAGGTTCCATTCACATTGTTGTTGGAACACCAGGACGTTTGTTAGATCACATTCGCCGTGGAACGATTGACTTGAGTGAGATAACGACACTTATTTTAGATGAAGCAGACCAAATGCTTCACATCGGTTTTATTAATGAAGTAGAAGATATTATAAAAGAAACGCCATACACAAGGCAGACTGGCCTTTTTTCTGCAACGATTTCGAAAGACATTCGTAAACTTGCAAAACGCTATATGAGTAATCCACATCACATCCAGATTCGGGACAAAGAGAAAATGGTGGAGCAAATTCAACAATATGTGGTGGAAACAACAGACCGTAAAAAGCAGCAAGCATTATGTAAAATGGTCGATGAGATGCAGCCGTTTTTAGGTATCATTTTTTGTCGCACGAAAAGACGTGTGAGCAAACTGCAAACAGAGATGAAGGCGAAAGGCTACAATACAGATGAATTACACGGAGATCTTTCCCAAGCAAAACGAGAAAATGTCATGAAAAGGTTCCGCGAAGCAAAAATCCAATTGCTTATTGCAACAGATGTAGCGGCGCGTGGACTAGACGTTGAAGGAGTAACACACGTTTTTAACTATGACGTGCCAGAAGATGTGGAAAGCTATATCCACCGCATCGGTCGAACAGGTCGTGCCGGAGAAGATGGAGTGTCGGTTACTTTCGCAGCATTAAAGGATAAGCAACTTTTAGAAATGCTAGAAAAAGGGATCGATAGAAAGATTGAACGAAAAGTGGTAGAAATTGCAGAAGTCGAAGTAAAAGAACCTCGAGACAGAAATGCAAAACCTACAGATGCAAAAGAAAGAAAAGAACGCAATATCGAAAGAAATAAAGAACGTTCAGGTTCTGGTCGCAGTAGTTTCGGTGAAAGAAAAAACGCTACTGGTCGAGAAGAAGGACGAGGCAGAGACAACGCACGTAGAGATGATAGAGGACCAAGAACTGGTGAAGCTTCATCTAACCGTAGTGACCGTTTCTCTAAGAGCGACGGACCACAAAGAGGCAGCAGAGGTTCTAGTGGAAGAAATGCTAGCGGAAGCAAACCTTCAAGAGGTGGAGCTTCATCATCTACCTCCAACCGCGGCGGAAGAGGGAGAAGGTAATAAAAAAGTCGAAGGCATATACCTTCGACTTTTCCCTTCTTATTAAACACCCATTTTACGACGCTGGTTACTCGTTTTCTTCGATTGCTGACTAGCTAACTTCTTTGTAGAAGTGTTGCCACTCACCGCATTCTTCCCACTTGCTTGTTGCTTTTTGTTTGCTAAAAGCTGTTTCGCCGCTTCTACTGTACTTAATTTCTTTTCAGTCATTTTATTCGAACTCCTTTTTGC is drawn from Bacillus alkalisoli and contains these coding sequences:
- a CDS encoding DEAD/DEAH box helicase, with the protein product MSNFTTLGISEHLIQLLAKQDVRTPTPIQEETIPVLMNGQDVVAQAKTGTGKTIAFLLPILEKINPQATHIQALIVTPTRELALQITSELEKLSPSGGEINILAAYGGQDVDRQIKKLAGSIHIVVGTPGRLLDHIRRGTIDLSEITTLILDEADQMLHIGFINEVEDIIKETPYTRQTGLFSATISKDIRKLAKRYMSNPHHIQIRDKEKMVEQIQQYVVETTDRKKQQALCKMVDEMQPFLGIIFCRTKRRVSKLQTEMKAKGYNTDELHGDLSQAKRENVMKRFREAKIQLLIATDVAARGLDVEGVTHVFNYDVPEDVESYIHRIGRTGRAGEDGVSVTFAALKDKQLLEMLEKGIDRKIERKVVEIAEVEVKEPRDRNAKPTDAKERKERNIERNKERSGSGRSSFGERKNATGREEGRGRDNARRDDRGPRTGEASSNRSDRFSKSDGPQRGSRGSSGRNASGSKPSRGGASSSTSNRGGRGRR